A DNA window from Caretta caretta isolate rCarCar2 chromosome 7, rCarCar1.hap1, whole genome shotgun sequence contains the following coding sequences:
- the LOC125639322 gene encoding protein SSUH2 homolog isoform X1, translated as MEQELQIGNESHLDYGSECLLSPSVAQDAPAPYSSPHEGPSMPRLELMDTATEDEGEDSGDCGNKGLPPRADQLPEGEHNDSIPFQTEWSILSISEHVAREALVQYTANKCCYRIAPAKRMVVQNLTPLNTFRYHLQTFTETRETFPVSEPYNGGFVDSSDVAPAPAPWEIEVDAPPLFTDCEMHIPVPHTYSVQDCPNCQGRGKNQCHSCSGSGKRRCTACNGTGWQDTSNQSCLFCSGSGKRRCSNCHGGGWQKCIRCSGKGLLLYHSELTITWKNSVAEYVVDKNFGIPIYHLQEVTGKEIFSDENQVVYPLVNFPEPTIDRGSESCIAQHQMQFASHSRILRQKQTIELIPLTKVEYEWRGKVYSFYVFGNENKVYTEDYPAKCCCSVM; from the exons ATGGAGCAAGAGCTGCAGATCGG AAATGAAAGCCATCTGGATTATGGAAGTGAATGTCTCCTTTCTCCCTCTGTTGCACAAG ATGCCCCTGCTCCTTATTCCTCGCCCCATGAAGGACCCTCTATGCCCCGCTTGGAGCTGATGGACACGGCTACTGAAGATGAAGGGGAAGATTCAGGAGACTGCG GAAACAAAGGTTTACCTCCCCGAGCTGATCAGCTGCCTGAAGGAGAGCACAATGATTCCATTCCATTTCAGACAGAGTGGAG caTTCTCTCTATTTCTGAGCATGTAGCCAGAGAAGCCTTGGTACAGTACACAGCCAATAAGTGCTGCTATCGGATTGCCCCTGCAAAACGTATGGTGGTCCAGAACCTGACTCCGCTCAACACATTCAGA tatcatctgcaaaccttCACTGAAACCAGAGAAACATTCCCGGTCAGCGAGCCTTATAATG GTGGATTTGTGGACTCTTCTGATGTTGCACCAGCACCTGCCCCGTGGGAAATAGAAGTGGATGCACCTCCTCTGTTTACGGATTGTGAAATGCACATTCCAGTGCCGCACACATATTCAGTACag GATTGTCCTAATTGCCAAGGACGTGGTAAGAATCAGTGCCACTCGTGTAGTGGATCTGGAAAG AGAAGATGTACAGCTTGTAATGGGACTGGCTGGCAAGACACATCCAATCAGAGTTGTTTATTTTGCTCAGGTTCAGGAAAGAGACG TTGCTCAAACTGTCATGGAGGTGGTTGGCAGAAATGCATCCGTTGCTCTGGAAAAGGCCTCTTGCTATATCATTCTGAACTTACAATCACTTG GAAGAACAGTGTTGCTGAATATGTTGTTGACAAGAATTTTGGGATTCCTATTTATCACCTTCAGGAAGTCACTGGGAAGGAAATATTTAGTGATGAAAAtcaagtg GTGTATCCTCTAGTGAATTTCCCTGAGCCGACCATTGATAGGGGTTCAGAATCATGCATTGCGCAACACCAAATGCAGTTTGCCTCCCATAGTCGTATATTGAGACAG AAACAAACCATTGAGCTGATTCCACTCACCAAGGTGGAATATGAATGGAGAGGAAAAGTCTATTCCTTCTATGTCTTTGGAAATGAGAATAAAGTGTATACAGAGGACTACCCAGCAAAGTGCTGCTGTTCAGTCATGTGA
- the LOC125639322 gene encoding protein SSUH2 homolog isoform X2 produces MPRLELMDTATEDEGEDSGDCGNKGLPPRADQLPEGEHNDSIPFQTEWSILSISEHVAREALVQYTANKCCYRIAPAKRMVVQNLTPLNTFRYHLQTFTETRETFPVSEPYNGGFVDSSDVAPAPAPWEIEVDAPPLFTDCEMHIPVPHTYSVQDCPNCQGRGKNQCHSCSGSGKRRCTACNGTGWQDTSNQSCLFCSGSGKRRCSNCHGGGWQKCIRCSGKGLLLYHSELTITWKNSVAEYVVDKNFGIPIYHLQEVTGKEIFSDENQVVYPLVNFPEPTIDRGSESCIAQHQMQFASHSRILRQKQTIELIPLTKVEYEWRGKVYSFYVFGNENKVYTEDYPAKCCCSVM; encoded by the exons ATGCCCCGCTTGGAGCTGATGGACACGGCTACTGAAGATGAAGGGGAAGATTCAGGAGACTGCG GAAACAAAGGTTTACCTCCCCGAGCTGATCAGCTGCCTGAAGGAGAGCACAATGATTCCATTCCATTTCAGACAGAGTGGAG caTTCTCTCTATTTCTGAGCATGTAGCCAGAGAAGCCTTGGTACAGTACACAGCCAATAAGTGCTGCTATCGGATTGCCCCTGCAAAACGTATGGTGGTCCAGAACCTGACTCCGCTCAACACATTCAGA tatcatctgcaaaccttCACTGAAACCAGAGAAACATTCCCGGTCAGCGAGCCTTATAATG GTGGATTTGTGGACTCTTCTGATGTTGCACCAGCACCTGCCCCGTGGGAAATAGAAGTGGATGCACCTCCTCTGTTTACGGATTGTGAAATGCACATTCCAGTGCCGCACACATATTCAGTACag GATTGTCCTAATTGCCAAGGACGTGGTAAGAATCAGTGCCACTCGTGTAGTGGATCTGGAAAG AGAAGATGTACAGCTTGTAATGGGACTGGCTGGCAAGACACATCCAATCAGAGTTGTTTATTTTGCTCAGGTTCAGGAAAGAGACG TTGCTCAAACTGTCATGGAGGTGGTTGGCAGAAATGCATCCGTTGCTCTGGAAAAGGCCTCTTGCTATATCATTCTGAACTTACAATCACTTG GAAGAACAGTGTTGCTGAATATGTTGTTGACAAGAATTTTGGGATTCCTATTTATCACCTTCAGGAAGTCACTGGGAAGGAAATATTTAGTGATGAAAAtcaagtg GTGTATCCTCTAGTGAATTTCCCTGAGCCGACCATTGATAGGGGTTCAGAATCATGCATTGCGCAACACCAAATGCAGTTTGCCTCCCATAGTCGTATATTGAGACAG AAACAAACCATTGAGCTGATTCCACTCACCAAGGTGGAATATGAATGGAGAGGAAAAGTCTATTCCTTCTATGTCTTTGGAAATGAGAATAAAGTGTATACAGAGGACTACCCAGCAAAGTGCTGCTGTTCAGTCATGTGA